The DNA region TGTATTTCTGGCCCAGGCAGGATGTTTTTGATTTTTATGAAAAGGTGTCTCAGTCAGGTATTGACCGGGTTTGTCTGGGGGAGGTGACCTGTTCCAAGCGGCGGGAGCTGAATCATGGCGACTGGATGGCTATTGCTCAGCTGCTTGCCGATGCAGGTAAGAAGGTTGTGTTATCGACGTTGACACTGCTGGAATCCGAATCGGAGTTGTCGCAGGTGCGGAAAATTTGTGACAACAATGAATTTATGGTTGAAGCAAACGATATGTCAGCGGTTAAGTTTCTGTCGTCTAATGGGCTTGAATTCTGTACCGGACCTTCGCTGAATATCTATAACGCCTATACATTGAAGCAGCTGTATAAGCTGGGTTTGAAACGTTGGGTGTTACCTCTGGAGTTATCTGAGAAAAAGTTGACCAGTATTCTGCAGCAGGCTGAAGAGCTGAAGCTTAACGATAAAATTGAGACTGAAGTGTTCAGTTATGGCTATATGCCTCTGGCCTATTCAGCGCGTTGTTTTACTGCCCGGGTAAACGACAAAGGTAAGGATGAGTGTGAATTCATCTGCCGGAAGGTGCCTCAGGGAATACCCCTGGCGACTCAGGAAAATGAGCAGCTGTTTACTTTGAATGGTATTCAGACCATGTCCGGACACTGTATGAATATACTCAATCGCTGGCAGGACATGGAAAAACAGGGCGTTCACTCCATGCGTTTATCTGCGCACTCGTATGATGTGCTTGATATTGCAGACAGCCTGATCAGTTCGATTAAGGATAACAAACCTTTTGTTTCGGAGTTATCTGTTGAGCAGTGTAATGGCTACTGGGAAGGTGGCTCTGGCAAAGATCAGTTCTATCGGGAAGTGAGATAACTTTACAACAATATGAGCCCCGCACTGCGGGGCTTGTCTTATCCCAATTCTTCTTTCTATACCCTGTTTATTCAATCATTGAACTATCTGCCTAAAATGTGGTCTCACTATACCGCAGCACCTACAATAACCATCAAAATAACGAGCTTTAGTGTAAGCCTTTTGTTTGAGGAAGAAAGCTGAGTGATATAAGAAGGTCACCCGTTTTATATCCCTTGGCTAAAGATTGCTGTAAAAGATCTGCGAAGCTAGATGAATAGATTCAAACCTAAGAAAAGACATATATATACAATAAAAAGTAATATATCCACTTCATGTCGGTCAGGAGTTGTATGAAAAGAACATTACCGATATTGTTCTCTTTATTAAGGACGATAACATTAACCTGTATTATGGTACCACTCAGCTTGTACGCTGAAGAGCACCCCGAAAAGTTCGGTCTATACATAAAATCGGGGAATGGTAACCTCCAACGTATAGGATCGGTAGAAACCCAATTAACCGATAAAAAAGATGGAAAATCAAAGAGGCAAACCAGAAAAACACAAATAATGATTAACAAAGGCTGGAGATGGATAGCAAACCAAGGCTACACAGATTACCTTCAATACCTCAAATACCGCAATAAAATGACATGGTTTGAATCACCTTCGCTTTTTTTTCATGCTAATTCTTCATACGAGGCATCATTAATTGATTTTTCATCAGAAACCTATGAGGTTGGTGCAACCCACTTTTCCCTGAGGTATTCATATCCGGCGAATCAGCATTTGGGTAGCGCGGGACAATCCTACATTTACACTTATATGATGTGGGAAGACAGTCATTTACCGCTCTGCCTCGTTGAAGCTCCGGAAGCAGGTAGCCAGACAGAATTAACCGGAGCAATGATGGAGCTGGATGAGGGGTACGACTCGCTGGGGTCATCCGAAGACTTGGGGGCAACAGCTCTGGACCCCGGATCAGCAGGGGTTACAAATGCAAAGCTGAGTATGATTAATTTCTATTATCTGTACGGTGGTCACGAAAGCTTAGGCGCATGGTACTTTAACCACTATTTTGACGAAAGTAACCCGGACTTGAGTTCTGACACTGGCTCTGACACTGGTTCTGAGATCCCAAAAACGGTATTCGTTGATATATGGTCGCTGTTTGAATACCGTACGATCATACATCAACTGATAACCGATAATCAGTATTCTGTTTTTCTGGTCACCCCTCTTCTTGGCACAAACCCTGTCATGCTCGCTAACACCGAGTCAGCTGAACAGGGGGGAAGTTTTGTCTTTAACCTTCTTTCTTCTATCAGAGCCCCTGATGGCGGAAGGTTTCAGGCCGGACGTGTTGAGCTTGTTGCCAGCACATCCTCAATGCTTGACAGGGTTAGAATGGTATTCACAACCGACGTGGAGGTGGAGATTAATCTTGTGAGAGAGCCGGGTGATGAAGCTTTCTCTGCCGAAGTAACACAGTTACCCGAACTCACACTGACAGAACAGGGCTTTCCACCTGTCGATCATTTACAGTGTGAGGAATATCTCGATGATACGCCGACAGACCTTCCCGTTCCGGAATGGGAAACGCTTGAAATGCAGGGAACAAACTGGTGGTTTCTGTTTAATGATGGTGATAACGGGACAAAACCATGACTGAAAACTGATTTTTCCGCGACAGCATCGAACGCGGGAACCTGCTGCACAGCAGGCTACCGCGTTCGTGGGAGTGACGTTGAGGAAGGTGATAGAGCTTCTACCGCTTAGTTACTAGCGGCTAAAGTTTTCTAATTTATTGCCCAGTTTCATCAGGGTCTGGAATGCTTTGGGCAGCTGTTCGGTATCGATGCTGTCGAGCAGGTTTTTCAACCCTAACCCCAGTTCTGTATCCCCTTCAATCATTAAACGACGTTGAAAGAACAGTGTGTCGGGGTCTTCCCTGCGCAATGCCAGCGTTCGAAATGCCATGCTGTCACCACAGAATACGACATCACACGGGCGACTGTTAACCGCTTTCAGCTGGTTGCCGTCGAAGCCTATATGGAAGCTCAGCTCTGCGTCCGTGATGTGAATCTTGACCCAGCGCTGCTCCATAAAATCAAACTCGCCTTCTTCAACAGACTGGCGAAAGACGTGGTTGATGGCTTTTTCCAGTGGTGTGGTCAACAGTTCGTCAGGCATAAGACGCAGTGGAGTTGTCAGGGTTTTTACACTGGGTAAGGGAGGTGTAGGCAAAGCCATGGCGGCTCCTTTTTATTTTTAACACAGAATTTCAAGACTTAAACGGGCTTGAATCGTCTCAGCATCCAGCTGGTACAACTCGTCCAGAAGGTGCATTTGCAGGGAGCCTGGACCCTTTGCGATGAAGGCCGCTTTTTCACCGGCTATGCCCAGACAGGCGATACTGGCAGTTACTGCCAGCCATGGGTCTTCGCTACTGGCCATGAAGGCTCCGGTTATCGCGGTTGCTGTACAGCCGGTACCCGTTACTTTCGCCATCATGGGGTGACCGTTAGTGATTTTTGCTACGCGCTGACCGTCAATGATGTAGTCCGTTGCGCCGGTGACTGCAAGAAC from Endozoicomonas sp. NE40 includes:
- a CDS encoding U32 family peptidase, coding for MQTTLGPLLYFWPRQDVFDFYEKVSQSGIDRVCLGEVTCSKRRELNHGDWMAIAQLLADAGKKVVLSTLTLLESESELSQVRKICDNNEFMVEANDMSAVKFLSSNGLEFCTGPSLNIYNAYTLKQLYKLGLKRWVLPLELSEKKLTSILQQAEELKLNDKIETEVFSYGYMPLAYSARCFTARVNDKGKDECEFICRKVPQGIPLATQENEQLFTLNGIQTMSGHCMNILNRWQDMEKQGVHSMRLSAHSYDVLDIADSLISSIKDNKPFVSELSVEQCNGYWEGGSGKDQFYREVR
- the ubiT gene encoding ubiquinone anaerobic biosynthesis accessory factor UbiT translates to MALPTPPLPSVKTLTTPLRLMPDELLTTPLEKAINHVFRQSVEEGEFDFMEQRWVKIHITDAELSFHIGFDGNQLKAVNSRPCDVVFCGDSMAFRTLALRREDPDTLFFQRRLMIEGDTELGLGLKNLLDSIDTEQLPKAFQTLMKLGNKLENFSR